From the Candidatus Brocadiia bacterium genome, one window contains:
- a CDS encoding OmpA family protein, giving the protein MIKGYWKIMGATLICGILVQGCVSASSYRKLEQRYNSEMTTLSQHTKSLEMANAEMAQQSGKANLDLEIARTDIEKLKQGARIDQETMLRLQERIINKLQFGDIAGITVEDGKINILGDVLFAPGEATIKSSAKETLNKIAEVLKGEPNYYIRIDGHTDSDPIVSSANRWTTKSNFELAAYRALSVVLYFEEQGVDPARLFLCSFGENRPKSAKKSENRRVTISFIEITPEKPADADRPSK; this is encoded by the coding sequence ATGATAAAAGGATATTGGAAAATTATGGGCGCAACTCTTATCTGCGGCATATTAGTTCAGGGCTGCGTTTCCGCGTCATCTTACAGGAAACTGGAACAGCGTTACAATTCGGAAATGACCACTCTTTCCCAGCATACCAAGAGCCTGGAAATGGCCAACGCCGAAATGGCCCAGCAAAGCGGAAAAGCCAACCTGGACCTGGAAATCGCCCGGACTGACATTGAAAAACTAAAGCAGGGCGCCCGCATCGACCAGGAAACAATGCTCCGCTTGCAGGAAAGAATCATCAACAAGCTCCAGTTCGGCGATATCGCCGGAATTACGGTTGAAGACGGCAAAATTAATATCCTGGGCGACGTCCTGTTTGCGCCCGGCGAAGCAACCATTAAATCCTCGGCCAAAGAGACGCTTAATAAGATAGCCGAAGTCCTCAAGGGCGAACCGAATTATTACATCCGGATTGACGGCCATACCGACAGCGACCCCATCGTATCCAGCGCCAACCGCTGGACGACCAAATCCAATTTCGAGCTGGCCGCTTACCGGGCCCTTTCGGTTGTCCTGTATTTCGAGGAGCAGGGCGTTGATCCGGCCAGGCTGTTCCTGTGCAGTTTCGGCGAGAACCGCCCCAAGAGCGCCAAGAAATCCGAGAACCGCCGGGTGACCATCTCTTTCATCGAGATAACCCCGGAAAAACCGGCTGATGCCGACCGTCCCAGCAAGTAA
- the ileS gene encoding isoleucine--tRNA ligase, translating into MSQGDNNTAPAKGESAPDKNYQETINLPQTDFSMKADLTRKEPVIRAQWEKLDLYHEVLKKNLGKPKYILHDGPPYANGDVHIGTALNKILKDIVVKFKTMQGYYSPYIPGWDCHGLPIEHKVINELGDKAKTSSQSQIRQECEKYARKYIDIQRKQFQALGILGDWHNPYLTLNPSYEAGVIEVFRDLVNKGYIYRKLRPIHWCMRCETVLAEAELEYSDETSPSIYVKFPIKDAVVLLQRYNVTVPAGANCNFFIWTTTPWTLPANVAVAVNPSFEYTLVAAGNDVLIMAAGLVEKVMTLIGLTDYKILGKVKGAALEGLTYNHPFVKERTCQVILADYVSLEDGTGIVHIAPGHGIEDYESGLKYKLPVISPVDKSGRFTAEAGIFPGERVFDADPKICQLLADQKLLLKKVDLVHSYPHCWRCKKPLIFRATEQWFISVDNLSARQKAIEEVKKARWVPEWGKSRTASMLESRPDWCVSRQRNWGVPIPIFYCTKCNQSLLDVKIIDHIRAIFAKEGANAWFIKSASELMPKDVKCKCGSAEFNKENDIFDVWFESGSSFRSVVIENKDLQFPADLYLEGSDQPARWFQLSLLPSVMTQGKAPFKNVLIHGFVKRPEGEKLSKSKGAMTSDAMVAKVGADILRLWISSINFTEDIPISLEILQEKADPYRKIRNTFRYMLGNLYDYNPATDAIEYDKMLEIDRWALNKLHRLIDMVTGYYDTFEFYKVFREIYEFCSVEMSSFYFDILKDRLYTFGKKSAERRSAQTVLNEILQALVKLIAPILSHTAEEIWGFIPGKTGSIHLADWPKFNRNLISDEMQASWSRLISIRSDIAREMEKLRKDKVVGSSLEVSVKLYTEDQELLALLKRYQKDLPMIFIVSEATLESTPLSVGNTVAGVENPALSISASKAPYKKCQRCWNYSKTVGGDEKHPDICRRCADVLAK; encoded by the coding sequence ATGAGTCAAGGAGATAATAACACCGCGCCCGCCAAGGGCGAATCCGCCCCGGATAAAAATTATCAGGAGACGATAAACCTTCCCCAAACCGATTTCTCCATGAAGGCGGACCTGACCAGGAAAGAGCCGGTTATCCGCGCCCAGTGGGAAAAACTTGACCTCTACCACGAAGTCCTTAAGAAAAACCTCGGCAAACCCAAATACATCCTTCATGACGGTCCGCCTTATGCCAACGGCGATGTCCATATCGGCACGGCTTTGAATAAAATCCTCAAGGATATCGTGGTTAAGTTCAAGACTATGCAGGGATATTACAGCCCGTATATTCCGGGCTGGGACTGCCACGGACTGCCCATCGAACACAAGGTGATAAACGAGTTAGGCGATAAGGCCAAAACATCCTCCCAGTCCCAAATCCGCCAGGAATGCGAGAAATACGCCCGTAAATATATCGATATCCAGCGCAAACAGTTCCAAGCTCTGGGCATACTGGGCGACTGGCACAATCCGTACCTTACCCTGAATCCTTCTTATGAAGCCGGAGTGATCGAGGTCTTCCGCGACCTGGTCAATAAAGGATATATCTACCGTAAATTGAGGCCCATCCACTGGTGTATGCGCTGCGAAACCGTCTTAGCCGAAGCGGAACTGGAATACTCGGACGAAACAAGCCCATCCATCTATGTCAAGTTCCCCATCAAAGATGCAGTTGTATTGTTACAACGTTACAATGTTACCGTCCCTGCCGGGGCGAACTGCAATTTCTTTATCTGGACGACAACTCCCTGGACGCTGCCCGCTAATGTGGCGGTTGCAGTGAATCCGTCATTTGAATACACTCTGGTGGCCGCCGGAAATGATGTCCTTATTATGGCCGCCGGACTGGTCGAAAAGGTGATGACCCTGATAGGACTGACAGATTACAAGATTCTCGGCAAGGTCAAGGGTGCGGCATTGGAAGGCCTGACTTATAATCATCCGTTTGTTAAAGAGCGCACCTGCCAGGTAATCCTGGCTGATTATGTAAGTTTGGAAGACGGCACCGGCATCGTCCACATTGCGCCCGGGCACGGCATCGAAGACTACGAAAGCGGTTTGAAATATAAACTGCCCGTCATCAGCCCGGTGGACAAGTCCGGCCGGTTCACCGCCGAAGCCGGCATATTCCCGGGCGAACGCGTCTTTGACGCCGACCCCAAAATATGCCAGCTGCTGGCCGACCAGAAACTCCTCCTGAAAAAAGTGGACTTGGTCCATTCGTATCCGCATTGTTGGCGCTGCAAAAAACCGCTTATTTTCCGCGCTACGGAACAATGGTTTATCTCGGTTGACAACCTCTCAGCCCGGCAAAAGGCTATTGAAGAAGTCAAAAAGGCCCGCTGGGTGCCGGAATGGGGCAAGAGCCGGACGGCTTCGATGCTGGAATCCCGGCCGGATTGGTGCGTCTCGCGCCAGCGCAACTGGGGCGTGCCCATCCCGATTTTCTACTGCACCAAATGCAACCAGTCCCTTCTGGATGTCAAGATAATAGACCACATCCGGGCCATATTCGCCAAGGAAGGCGCTAACGCCTGGTTTATCAAATCCGCCTCTGAACTGATGCCCAAAGACGTCAAGTGCAAATGCGGTTCCGCTGAATTCAATAAAGAGAACGACATTTTTGACGTCTGGTTTGAATCCGGCTCGTCCTTCCGTTCCGTGGTCATCGAAAATAAAGACCTGCAATTCCCGGCTGATTTATATCTGGAAGGCTCGGACCAGCCGGCCCGCTGGTTCCAGTTATCGCTCCTGCCTTCGGTAATGACCCAGGGTAAAGCTCCATTTAAAAACGTCCTGATACACGGCTTTGTCAAGCGTCCCGAAGGCGAAAAGCTCTCCAAGTCCAAAGGCGCCATGACCTCGGACGCAATGGTAGCCAAGGTCGGCGCTGATATACTCAGGCTCTGGATTTCATCCATTAACTTCACCGAGGATATCCCAATCTCCCTGGAAATCCTGCAGGAAAAAGCCGACCCTTACCGCAAGATTCGCAATACCTTCAGGTATATGCTGGGCAATCTCTATGATTACAACCCGGCCACGGACGCTATCGAATACGACAAAATGCTGGAGATAGACAGATGGGCCCTGAATAAACTTCACCGCCTGATTGATATGGTCACCGGATACTACGATACTTTTGAGTTCTACAAAGTCTTCCGCGAGATTTATGAATTCTGCTCGGTGGAAATGAGCTCGTTCTATTTTGATATCCTCAAGGACCGGCTCTATACCTTCGGCAAGAAATCCGCGGAGCGGCGCTCAGCCCAGACCGTCCTGAATGAGATACTCCAGGCGCTGGTCAAGCTCATCGCTCCGATACTGTCCCACACCGCCGAAGAAATCTGGGGTTTCATACCCGGCAAAACCGGAAGTATCCACCTGGCCGACTGGCCCAAGTTCAACCGGAACCTCATTTCCGATGAAATGCAGGCCAGCTGGAGCCGGCTCATCAGCATCCGCTCCGATATCGCCCGCGAAATGGAGAAATTGCGCAAAGACAAGGTCGTCGGCAGTTCGCTCGAAGTGTCGGTCAAACTTTATACCGAAGACCAGGAACTTCTGGCGCTGCTCAAGCGTTACCAGAAAGACCTGCCCATGATATTCATCGTCTCCGAAGCCACCCTGGAATCAACCCCACTCAGCGTTGGCAATACCGTGGCCGGAGTCGAAAACCCGGCTTTATCCATCAGCGCCTCCAAGGCACCGTATAAAAAATGCCAGCGTTGCTGGAATTACAGCAAGACCGTGGGTGGAGACGAAAAACATCCCGATATTTGCCGGCGTTGCGCCGATGTGCTTGCAAAATAA
- a CDS encoding helix-turn-helix domain-containing protein translates to MAKDDFYLFEDVLKELKLNESELKRMVSEGEIRAFRDADKIKFKRSDVDDIRKGKSVEPTVILPPGEIEIPSANANNGALVEEDTTSDIGATEEMLIDGEITVPSLEEDTGMADEGVTIAEEVSETIAEDVSATVAEGVGAPAGRMKRFAPSDMGATMDQFPMMMAPAIPKFKTPPMFFYLLGGAFFLLIFAGAFLVDIMRISSGKSNLKATLTKELSSTLNGIFGVESEKEIKDQFPPTGKK, encoded by the coding sequence ATGGCAAAAGATGATTTTTATCTGTTTGAAGACGTTCTCAAGGAACTGAAGCTGAACGAGTCCGAATTGAAAAGAATGGTCTCCGAAGGCGAAATCCGCGCCTTCCGCGATGCAGATAAGATTAAATTCAAGCGGTCCGACGTGGACGATATCCGCAAGGGCAAATCCGTCGAACCGACTGTCATCCTGCCTCCGGGCGAAATAGAAATCCCCAGCGCTAACGCCAACAACGGCGCGCTTGTCGAAGAAGATACCACCAGCGATATCGGCGCCACCGAAGAAATGCTTATTGACGGCGAAATCACCGTTCCTTCGCTTGAAGAAGACACCGGCATGGCTGACGAAGGCGTCACCATTGCCGAAGAAGTCTCCGAAACAATCGCCGAAGACGTTTCGGCCACCGTGGCCGAAGGAGTCGGAGCGCCGGCCGGAAGAATGAAGCGGTTCGCTCCGTCCGATATGGGCGCTACTATGGACCAGTTCCCGATGATGATGGCGCCGGCCATCCCCAAATTCAAAACACCGCCTATGTTCTTTTATCTGCTGGGCGGGGCTTTCTTCCTGCTGATTTTTGCCGGAGCTTTCCTGGTTGATATCATGCGCATCAGCTCCGGGAAAAGCAACCTGAAGGCCACTTTAACCAAAGAATTAAGCAGCACGCTTAACGGTATATTCGGCGTCGAGTCGGAAAAAGAGATCAAAGACCAGTTTCCTCCGACCGGCAAGAAATAA
- a CDS encoding YggS family pyridoxal phosphate-dependent enzyme — protein sequence MKEIISRNLAKTKERICRAAERSGKDSSEITLVAVTKTQSVDKIKALGELGHKNIGENRVQEGVEKAIQLSGYDFKYHLIGHLQTNKVKKALAVFGMFHSLDSVRLAEAIEKEARALNRRIETLIEVNVSGEETKQGVSPADLPDFYRKVLSLRSGQTGIVVTGLMTMAPLIKPGGSAEESRPHFKRLKEMFEELKAGASGENRDELKYLSMGMSQDYETAVEEGANILRVGTALFEGV from the coding sequence ATGAAAGAAATTATCAGCCGTAATCTGGCAAAGACCAAAGAGCGAATTTGCCGGGCGGCAGAACGTTCCGGAAAGGATTCGTCGGAAATCACGCTGGTGGCGGTGACCAAGACACAAAGCGTGGATAAAATAAAGGCCCTGGGCGAATTGGGTCATAAAAATATCGGCGAAAACCGGGTTCAGGAAGGGGTCGAGAAAGCTATTCAGTTGTCCGGTTATGATTTCAAGTACCACCTAATCGGACACCTGCAAACCAATAAAGTTAAAAAGGCCCTGGCAGTGTTCGGGATGTTTCATTCCCTGGACAGCGTCCGGCTGGCCGAGGCGATAGAAAAAGAGGCTCGGGCTTTGAACCGCCGAATTGAAACGCTCATAGAAGTGAACGTGAGCGGCGAAGAAACCAAGCAGGGCGTGAGCCCGGCTGATTTACCGGATTTTTACCGGAAGGTTTTAAGCCTCAGGTCCGGCCAAACCGGAATTGTTGTGACCGGACTTATGACAATGGCGCCGCTGATAAAACCGGGCGGATCCGCAGAAGAGTCGCGCCCGCACTTTAAAAGGCTGAAAGAAATGTTCGAGGAGTTGAAGGCCGGAGCATCCGGCGAAAACCGGGACGAGTTAAAATATCTTTCGATGGGCATGAGCCAGGATTACGAAACCGCGGTTGAAGAGGGCGCGAATATCCTGCGTGTGGGCACAGCTTTATTCGAAGGAGTCTGA
- a CDS encoding purine-nucleoside phosphorylase — protein sequence MIHCKQKIIGVVKYITSRKGAKKIFKSDAPQIGIILGTGLGAIASTIQKQLVIPYKNIPGFLVPTVASHKGNLVIGKLSGKTVLAMEGRFHHYEGYSMQNITFPVRVMKALGVKILIIGSAVGSVNPTYPEGTIVLVKDHINLMGNNPLIGHNDDSLGPRFPDMGQAYDANLLKMAEHVARANKIKSHRGIYAAMTGPNLETPAEYNFIRVIGADVVGMSTVPEVIVGIHAGLRILALAVVTDLARPGIIKKVSLAEIIHIANEAEPKMAAIVKGVIKLL from the coding sequence ATGATACACTGCAAACAAAAAATAATTGGGGTGGTCAAGTACATCACTTCACGGAAAGGCGCGAAAAAGATATTCAAATCAGATGCGCCGCAAATTGGGATTATTCTGGGTACCGGCCTTGGCGCTATTGCGTCAACCATACAAAAACAGCTGGTTATCCCCTACAAGAATATCCCGGGATTCCTGGTTCCTACGGTGGCCTCCCACAAAGGAAACTTAGTCATCGGTAAGCTGTCCGGAAAAACGGTTCTGGCCATGGAAGGCCGGTTTCACCATTACGAGGGATATTCCATGCAAAACATAACCTTCCCGGTGCGGGTGATGAAAGCTCTGGGCGTAAAAATACTCATCATCGGCAGCGCCGTCGGCAGCGTAAACCCGACCTACCCCGAAGGCACCATAGTCCTGGTAAAAGATCATATTAACCTTATGGGCAACAATCCACTCATCGGACATAACGACGACAGCCTCGGCCCACGATTCCCGGATATGGGCCAGGCCTATGACGCGAATTTGCTTAAGATGGCCGAACATGTCGCCCGAGCTAATAAAATCAAATCACACCGCGGTATTTACGCTGCTATGACCGGCCCGAATCTGGAAACACCGGCCGAATATAATTTTATCCGCGTCATTGGAGCCGATGTAGTCGGCATGTCAACGGTCCCCGAGGTTATCGTCGGCATCCATGCGGGACTGAGAATACTTGCCCTTGCCGTTGTAACCGACCTGGCCAGGCCGGGCATCATCAAAAAGGTCAGCCTGGCAGAAATTATCCATATCGCAAACGAAGCCGAGCCTAAAATGGCCGCCATAGTAAAAGGAGTTATCAAGTTATTATGA
- a CDS encoding FHA domain-containing serine/threonine-protein kinase, with product MPKLVIEKGPNKGETFTLTSQFKSVIIGRESSAHLKLSDTMTSRLHFKVESRTDGYYVIDTGSMNGTFVNGKRVEEKILKIGDMVQVGETLISFIGDKLDRVDDREGEIIGGYKIIERVGRGGMGTVYKATQISLNRIVALKLLSEEMVKDKNFINLFVDEARSAAQLNHPNIVQVYDVGRTANEVYYFSMEYLPGGSVQEILSKEKKLSPVKAAKIALDAAKGLEYAEKKGIVHRDIKPDNLMVAEDGNIKIGDLGLAKSLRTPSRNELEGSVMGTPHYLAPEQAQGKPVDHRADIYALGSTYYRMLAGVTPYTGSSVKEIIIKKLRENPVPLKQISPSTPDEVVAIVEKMMQREAADRYQSATQIIPELAKLINAGETPSERKSSAKKETAIRSTAKSSKMIYAIIAAVVLVGLIAIFALINKKPAGNTNPVGGNKPPVIDKTSSELQQKLASQYLREAQSYEQDQLNPDNPGAIQHNIALYERIPKECPNSTLVSQANANIARLKETLHQLNLKLEKKKFENEGQETFNALNKNIEQKLNEIIRALNTADVSSLIDGFSEELNQMSEKYTNTPAAEQAKNRKNELDEWYTRFSRAEEEYTKIEKEVREHVRNKHFNLGLKLAQNFPKNPNYKNTIYDKMADDLILYVEKETEIAFGYLLTQVDDLLNKKSFTEAKNVLTTASDSFGIPLLESKIKEKIQQINALLEEQAITNLSEDRKKDEAKFPPLFVNNLWYLQIGQFQSINLSSGESLFKSKEFQERWEEAKEAVTLEKNILEEFVTRLKDSRMNARLFRGKYLQTADEKGLMTSIDTNPTSPNTMVFKWEDVTAQEWYTLIRAGWGLSKKNELELGVLCLRRGYMEKEASECFANALTDSKLEQTAVKYQKMIKADKKNRTKEAEAIFNYGAKLLNEKKNSEALIAFSLIKSRYSDTKFYKANEQSIKSNIQQSKQPH from the coding sequence ATGCCAAAACTAGTCATCGAAAAAGGACCCAATAAAGGCGAGACATTCACGCTGACCTCGCAGTTCAAATCCGTTATTATCGGCCGGGAGTCGTCCGCCCATCTAAAACTTTCCGATACCATGACCTCGCGGCTTCATTTCAAGGTGGAATCACGAACCGACGGCTATTACGTTATAGACACCGGGAGCATGAACGGGACCTTTGTCAACGGTAAACGAGTTGAGGAAAAAATACTCAAAATTGGAGACATGGTTCAAGTCGGCGAAACTTTAATCTCTTTCATCGGCGACAAGCTTGACCGAGTCGATGATCGGGAAGGCGAAATAATCGGCGGCTACAAAATTATCGAAAGGGTCGGCCGGGGCGGCATGGGTACAGTCTATAAAGCAACCCAGATATCCCTGAACCGGATTGTCGCCCTTAAACTTCTTTCCGAAGAAATGGTCAAGGATAAAAATTTCATCAATCTTTTCGTGGACGAGGCGCGCTCAGCCGCCCAGCTTAACCATCCGAACATTGTCCAGGTTTACGATGTCGGCCGGACCGCCAACGAGGTGTATTATTTCTCGATGGAATACCTGCCGGGAGGAAGCGTTCAGGAAATATTGTCCAAGGAGAAAAAGTTGTCTCCGGTAAAAGCGGCGAAAATCGCCCTGGACGCAGCCAAAGGGCTTGAATATGCTGAAAAGAAAGGCATCGTGCACCGTGACATCAAGCCTGACAATTTAATGGTCGCCGAAGACGGCAATATTAAAATAGGAGATTTAGGACTGGCTAAAAGCCTGCGGACCCCCTCCAGAAACGAACTGGAAGGCAGCGTAATGGGCACGCCGCACTACCTTGCCCCGGAACAGGCCCAGGGAAAACCGGTCGATCATCGTGCGGATATTTACGCGCTGGGCTCAACATATTACCGCATGCTGGCCGGCGTTACCCCTTACACCGGCAGTTCGGTCAAAGAGATTATCATAAAAAAACTCAGGGAAAACCCGGTGCCGCTGAAGCAAATTTCACCCAGCACGCCAGACGAGGTGGTGGCTATAGTTGAAAAGATGATGCAGCGCGAAGCCGCTGACAGATACCAAAGCGCCACCCAGATTATCCCGGAACTGGCCAAACTGATTAACGCCGGAGAAACACCAAGCGAAAGAAAATCCTCGGCTAAAAAAGAAACGGCCATCAGGTCGACGGCAAAATCTTCCAAAATGATTTATGCTATTATCGCGGCCGTAGTGCTAGTTGGTCTGATTGCCATTTTCGCACTCATTAACAAAAAACCCGCGGGCAATACAAATCCCGTCGGCGGTAATAAACCACCGGTAATAGATAAAACCTCTTCGGAATTACAGCAAAAATTAGCCAGCCAGTATTTAAGGGAGGCACAGTCTTACGAACAAGACCAGCTTAATCCGGACAATCCGGGAGCAATCCAGCACAATATCGCTTTGTATGAGCGTATTCCCAAAGAGTGTCCCAATTCCACTCTGGTCAGCCAGGCAAATGCCAACATCGCCCGGCTCAAAGAAACACTCCACCAACTTAATCTAAAGTTAGAAAAGAAGAAGTTTGAAAATGAAGGGCAGGAAACATTCAACGCACTCAATAAAAATATCGAACAAAAGCTAAATGAAATTATAAGAGCGCTTAACACGGCCGATGTCTCTTCTCTCATTGACGGTTTTTCGGAAGAGTTAAACCAGATGTCCGAAAAATACACCAACACACCGGCTGCGGAACAGGCTAAAAACCGCAAGAATGAGCTGGACGAATGGTATACTCGCTTCAGCCGGGCCGAAGAAGAGTACACCAAGATAGAAAAGGAAGTTCGGGAGCACGTTCGCAATAAGCATTTTAACTTGGGGCTGAAACTGGCCCAGAATTTTCCCAAAAACCCCAATTATAAAAATACTATTTACGACAAAATGGCGGATGACCTGATCCTGTATGTGGAAAAGGAAACGGAGATAGCTTTTGGTTACCTGCTGACCCAGGTTGACGACCTGCTAAACAAGAAGTCATTTACCGAGGCCAAGAATGTATTAACCACCGCGTCTGATTCATTCGGGATTCCCCTTCTGGAAAGCAAAATCAAAGAAAAAATCCAGCAGATTAACGCACTGCTTGAAGAGCAAGCCATAACAAATCTATCGGAAGACCGTAAAAAGGATGAGGCTAAATTCCCGCCATTGTTCGTTAACAACCTCTGGTACCTCCAGATAGGCCAATTTCAGAGCATTAACCTGTCGTCGGGAGAATCCCTGTTCAAATCAAAGGAATTCCAGGAACGATGGGAAGAAGCAAAAGAAGCCGTCACGCTGGAAAAAAATATCCTTGAGGAATTTGTCACACGGCTAAAAGACTCACGGATGAATGCCCGCCTGTTCCGCGGTAAATACCTTCAGACGGCTGATGAAAAAGGGTTAATGACCTCGATTGACACTAACCCGACATCGCCTAATACGATGGTTTTCAAATGGGAAGACGTGACCGCCCAGGAATGGTATACTTTGATCCGGGCTGGCTGGGGCTTAAGTAAAAAAAACGAGCTTGAACTGGGCGTGCTCTGCCTGAGGCGCGGCTACATGGAAAAGGAAGCGAGCGAATGCTTTGCTAACGCCCTGACCGATTCCAAGCTGGAACAAACCGCCGTTAAGTACCAGAAAATGATTAAGGCAGACAAAAAAAACCGCACTAAAGAAGCGGAGGCCATATTCAACTATGGCGCTAAGCTTCTCAACGAGAAAAAGAATTCTGAAGCATTAATTGCTTTCTCCCTGATAAAATCCCGTTACAGTGACACCAAGTTTTACAAGGCTAACGAACAATCCATCAAGAGCAATATCCAGCAAAGCAAACAACCGCACTGA